Proteins encoded together in one Mycobacterium sp. MS1601 window:
- a CDS encoding PepSY-associated TM helix domain-containing protein, which translates to MAIPEKTLPPPARTAHPLVMRLHFYAGVLVAPFILIAALTGALYALAPTIESVVYRDLLTVDPGGSPIPLAEQADAARTAFPELTMTGLRPAPTSTDSTRVYFSDPALGEDMLRAVFVDPYTGRVLGDEATWFGYLPLSTWLDGMHRHLNLGEPGRVYSELAASWLGVVALGGLYLWLVRRRRDKPTGRARTVSRHAGVGVWALVFMVFLSATGITWSTYAGAHVSDIRTALNWQRPQLDTSAGEHAGHQGHASAAATPADLDAVVAAAAEAGVAAPVEVTLPSEPGAAFSVTEIDEPWRLTTNVAAVDPVTSEVTAQIDYWRDYTVVAMLADWGIRMHMGFLFGVLNQVVLLGVAIAIVTVIVLGYRMWWQRRPTRGSGWAVGRPPPRGGLRRIHPAAAVALCLGAVLVGWFLPLLGISLVAFLLVDLVLAAVKRRRASRLS; encoded by the coding sequence ATGGCCATACCTGAAAAAACCCTGCCGCCTCCAGCGCGCACCGCACATCCACTCGTCATGCGGCTGCATTTCTACGCCGGTGTCCTGGTGGCACCGTTCATCCTGATCGCCGCACTCACCGGCGCGCTCTACGCGTTGGCACCCACCATCGAGAGCGTCGTCTATCGCGACCTCCTCACCGTCGACCCGGGCGGCAGTCCCATCCCGCTGGCCGAACAGGCCGACGCAGCCCGCACCGCGTTCCCCGAGCTCACCATGACGGGTCTGCGGCCCGCGCCGACATCTACCGACTCCACCCGCGTCTACTTCTCCGACCCCGCGTTGGGCGAGGACATGTTGCGTGCGGTGTTCGTCGACCCTTACACCGGACGTGTGCTGGGCGACGAGGCCACCTGGTTCGGCTATCTGCCGCTGAGCACCTGGCTCGACGGCATGCATCGGCACCTCAATCTCGGCGAGCCAGGCCGGGTCTACAGCGAACTGGCGGCGTCCTGGCTCGGTGTGGTGGCTCTGGGCGGGCTCTATCTGTGGCTGGTCCGGCGCCGCAGGGACAAGCCCACCGGACGGGCCAGGACCGTCAGCCGGCACGCAGGTGTCGGAGTGTGGGCGTTGGTATTCATGGTGTTTCTGTCGGCCACGGGCATCACCTGGTCGACATACGCCGGCGCCCACGTCAGTGACATCCGCACCGCGTTGAACTGGCAGCGCCCCCAACTGGACACCTCGGCCGGCGAGCACGCCGGACATCAGGGCCATGCTTCGGCTGCCGCGACGCCAGCCGACCTGGATGCGGTGGTGGCCGCGGCTGCCGAAGCCGGAGTGGCAGCGCCGGTGGAGGTCACCCTGCCGTCGGAGCCGGGGGCGGCATTCTCGGTCACCGAGATCGACGAGCCCTGGAGACTGACCACCAATGTCGCGGCCGTCGACCCGGTCACCTCGGAGGTGACCGCGCAGATCGACTACTGGCGGGACTACACCGTGGTCGCCATGCTGGCCGACTGGGGCATCCGCATGCACATGGGCTTTCTGTTCGGGGTGCTCAACCAGGTGGTGCTGTTGGGTGTCGCGATCGCGATCGTGACGGTGATCGTGCTCGGCTACCGGATGTGGTGGCAGCGGCGTCCCACGCGCGGAAGCGGTTGGGCTGTCGGTCGCCCGCCGCCGCGCGGCGGACTACGGCGCATCCACCCGGCGGCCGCGGTGGCGCTGTGCCTCGGTGCCGTCCTGGTGGGCTGGTTCCTGCCTCTGCTGGGCATCTCATTGGTGGCGTTTCTGCTGGTGGATCTGGTTCTGGCGGCAGTGAAGCGAAGACGCGCGTCTCGGTTGAGCTGA
- a CDS encoding acyl-CoA dehydrogenase family protein — protein sequence MTQATAVDLRLPGTEEFSALLADISAGAKDRDRNDENPFDQVSALKRAGFGVLRLPPELGGAGFSVRELFSTVIDVARADPIVAHIFRTHFWFVEERLRTAGDPGSQRWLREAAAGKIFGNAFSEKGSLAVGSLVFNTRLLPKQDGTFRLTGQKYYSTGTLFSDYLTVATTTDHDSVASVLVPTDRTGVQVIDDWDGFGQRRTGTGTTVFTDVVVHPDEILVDTPYDAEPTPTVQYASLQLYIHAIVAGVLASVVDDGAALLRSRTRSFSHALAEAPVDDPLHQKLLGELASTAYVARAAVLDAADAIAAATASAAREGAGGIPDADLAQEAQLRAAQVKVHLDAVAPEAATRLLELGGASAASRARNLDRHWRNIRTITLHNPVALKAIAIGANLLHNTPVPANAYF from the coding sequence ATGACACAAGCAACAGCCGTGGATCTGCGACTACCCGGCACCGAAGAGTTCTCTGCCCTGCTCGCCGACATCAGCGCAGGCGCCAAGGACCGAGATCGCAACGACGAGAACCCGTTCGACCAGGTGTCCGCACTCAAACGTGCCGGCTTCGGGGTGTTGCGCCTGCCACCTGAGCTCGGTGGGGCGGGATTTTCTGTGCGCGAGCTGTTTTCGACCGTCATCGACGTCGCCCGCGCGGATCCCATTGTGGCGCACATCTTCCGGACACACTTCTGGTTCGTCGAGGAGCGGTTGCGAACGGCTGGCGACCCCGGCTCGCAGCGCTGGCTGCGCGAGGCGGCAGCAGGCAAGATCTTCGGCAATGCGTTCAGCGAGAAGGGCTCACTGGCCGTCGGCAGCCTGGTCTTCAACACTCGCCTGCTGCCCAAACAGGACGGCACATTCCGGCTGACCGGCCAGAAGTACTACAGCACCGGCACCCTGTTCTCCGACTACTTGACCGTCGCAACCACCACCGACCACGATTCGGTGGCCTCGGTGCTGGTGCCCACCGACCGCACCGGCGTACAGGTGATCGACGACTGGGACGGCTTCGGCCAACGCCGAACCGGCACGGGTACCACCGTTTTCACCGATGTGGTGGTGCATCCGGACGAGATTCTGGTCGACACCCCTTACGACGCCGAACCCACACCCACGGTCCAATACGCGTCACTGCAGCTCTACATCCACGCCATCGTCGCTGGCGTGCTGGCCTCGGTGGTCGACGACGGTGCTGCCCTGTTGCGCTCACGGACTCGCAGCTTCAGCCATGCGCTGGCCGAGGCCCCGGTGGACGATCCGCTGCACCAGAAGCTACTCGGCGAACTGGCGTCGACCGCCTACGTGGCCCGTGCCGCGGTACTCGATGCCGCCGATGCCATTGCTGCTGCCACTGCTTCGGCCGCCCGCGAAGGCGCCGGGGGCATACCCGACGCCGATCTGGCCCAGGAGGCCCAGCTGCGCGCCGCCCAGGTCAAGGTGCACCTCGATGCTGTCGCCCCCGAAGCCGCCACCCGCCTGCTGGAACTCGGCGGTGCCAGTGCCGCCAGCCGTGCCCGCAACCTGGACCGGCACTGGCGCAACATCCGCACCATCACGCTGCACAATCCCGTCGCACTCAAGGCCATCGCCATCGGCGCCAACCTGCTGCACAACACTCCCGTCCCCGCCAACGCCTACTTCTGA
- a CDS encoding alpha/beta fold hydrolase yields MTLNAKRLRAHTKLAALPGVRSIRRPVTPGSGAEFDLYYVRSGEPSAHPLVIIPGGPGMASVQLYKGLRRRAADKGLDVIMVEHRGIGLSRHDDDGADLPPEAITVHQVVEDIAAVLDDAGVDKAVVYGTSYGSYLAAGVGISHPHRIEAMVLDSPVLSARDIEAIRRAIRELLLDGSEPDTAELAPKVRRLVDEGTLTSDASEIIGMIYGYGGAPLLNRQLDLLLQGRTWAWRVLDEASRFMLRKVPYRNEVDLVGRIAFRELDFVGEPDGLPLDPSPALAQMADEMPGPAPSFEAEPYDLEASMPGFTWPTAVISGSRDLTTPPALAEKIATLIPDAAMVRLPTTAHSVLDTRERAALEIAKAAVDGEIPALPARADELDALPANLELRVLVGAIAAATAVESVIPKGRRGEATS; encoded by the coding sequence ATGACGCTGAATGCCAAACGCCTGCGCGCGCACACCAAGCTCGCGGCCTTGCCGGGAGTGCGGTCGATCCGTCGACCCGTCACCCCGGGTTCCGGTGCGGAGTTCGACCTCTATTACGTGCGCTCGGGTGAGCCCTCGGCACACCCGCTGGTCATCATCCCCGGCGGACCCGGGATGGCGTCAGTGCAGCTCTATAAGGGTCTGCGCCGCCGCGCCGCCGACAAGGGACTGGACGTCATCATGGTCGAGCACCGCGGTATCGGGCTGTCGCGCCACGACGACGACGGTGCCGACCTGCCACCTGAGGCCATCACCGTGCATCAGGTGGTCGAGGACATCGCCGCCGTGCTCGACGACGCCGGGGTGGACAAAGCCGTGGTGTACGGCACGTCCTACGGCAGTTACCTGGCTGCCGGTGTGGGCATCTCTCACCCCCACCGGATCGAGGCGATGGTGCTGGATTCGCCCGTGCTGTCGGCACGCGATATCGAGGCCATCCGCCGCGCCATCCGGGAACTGCTGCTCGACGGCAGCGAACCGGACACCGCCGAGCTGGCGCCGAAGGTGCGGCGCCTGGTCGACGAGGGCACCCTGACCTCCGATGCCAGCGAGATCATCGGGATGATCTACGGCTACGGTGGCGCGCCACTGCTCAACCGTCAGCTGGATCTGCTGCTGCAGGGTCGCACCTGGGCGTGGCGGGTACTCGACGAGGCCAGCCGGTTCATGCTGCGGAAGGTGCCCTACCGCAACGAGGTGGACCTGGTGGGACGTATCGCTTTCCGGGAACTGGACTTCGTGGGCGAGCCTGACGGTCTGCCACTGGACCCGTCGCCCGCCCTGGCGCAGATGGCCGATGAGATGCCCGGCCCCGCGCCGTCCTTCGAAGCCGAACCCTACGATCTGGAAGCCAGCATGCCGGGCTTCACCTGGCCCACCGCAGTGATCTCGGGCAGCCGTGACCTGACCACTCCGCCCGCACTGGCCGAGAAGATCGCCACGCTGATCCCGGATGCGGCGATGGTGCGACTGCCCACCACGGCGCACAGCGTACTCGACACCCGTGAGCGAGCGGCTCTGGAGATCGCGAAAGCCGCTGTGGACGGCGAGATTCCGGCCTTACCCGCGCGTGCCGACGAACTGGACGCGCTACCGGCCAACCTGGAGCTGCGAGTGCTGGTGGGTGCCATCGCCGCCGCCACCGCGGTGGAGAGTGTCATTCCGAAAGGTCGTCGCGGAGAAGCTACTTCATGA
- a CDS encoding LLM class flavin-dependent oxidoreductase, translating to MSKQLHLGGFQIASQVTHSHAAWRHPASDTGFLTPEYYHRLGRILERGKFDFVFFADLLAAPVRYGDGIAEPLRRGTQATATLDPSIVAASIAAVTTRLGVAITKSATYFHPYELARIFSSLDHITRGRVAWNIVTSLTQGEAQNFGYDDHLGHEFRYERADEFVRTTLELWSSWEPDALVLDKDSGVFADPTRIRHIDHAGPYFRSRGPLNVPHSPQGRPVLIQAGSSNTGRDFAARWAEAIFEIDPTPEGRRAYYDDIKSRASNFGRNPDQVLIFPAFIPFIGETEAIAREKQAFHNELADPISGLITLSVHTDHDFSGYDLDAPVEDIQVSGTQGLFDTARRVANRDNLTLRDIGKWYAQGVLLPQFVGTARQVADQIEESFTGGEADGFMVSAASTPGTFNDFVDAVVPELQRRGLFRTEYTGTTLRDHLGLSPATFTTPATLASAVRP from the coding sequence ATGTCCAAGCAGTTGCATCTCGGCGGCTTCCAAATCGCCTCGCAGGTCACCCACTCGCATGCCGCATGGCGTCACCCCGCCAGCGACACCGGCTTCCTCACACCGGAGTATTACCACCGCCTCGGCCGCATCTTGGAGCGCGGCAAATTCGACTTCGTGTTCTTCGCCGACCTGCTGGCCGCACCCGTGCGCTACGGCGACGGCATCGCCGAGCCGCTGCGCCGCGGCACCCAGGCCACCGCAACCCTGGACCCGTCGATCGTGGCCGCCAGCATCGCCGCGGTCACCACTCGCCTGGGTGTGGCGATCACCAAGTCTGCCACCTACTTTCACCCCTACGAGCTGGCCAGGATCTTCTCCAGCTTGGACCACATCACCCGCGGACGGGTAGCCTGGAACATCGTCACCTCACTGACCCAGGGGGAGGCGCAGAACTTCGGATACGACGACCATCTCGGCCACGAGTTCCGTTACGAGCGGGCCGACGAGTTCGTGCGCACCACACTGGAACTCTGGTCCAGCTGGGAACCAGACGCACTGGTGCTGGACAAGGACTCCGGGGTGTTCGCCGACCCCACCCGCATCCGGCACATCGACCACGCCGGACCGTACTTCCGTTCCCGCGGTCCGCTGAACGTGCCGCATTCACCGCAAGGCCGACCAGTGCTGATCCAGGCCGGATCCTCCAACACCGGAAGAGATTTCGCAGCTCGCTGGGCCGAGGCGATCTTCGAGATCGACCCCACGCCCGAGGGCCGTCGCGCCTACTACGACGACATCAAGTCGCGCGCGTCGAACTTCGGCCGCAATCCCGATCAGGTGCTGATCTTCCCGGCGTTCATACCCTTCATCGGCGAGACCGAGGCGATCGCCCGCGAGAAGCAGGCCTTCCACAACGAATTGGCCGATCCGATCTCCGGGCTGATCACCTTGAGTGTGCACACCGACCATGACTTCTCCGGCTACGACCTGGACGCGCCCGTCGAGGACATCCAGGTCAGCGGCACGCAGGGGCTGTTCGACACCGCCCGCCGGGTGGCCAACCGTGACAACCTCACCCTGCGCGACATCGGCAAGTGGTACGCCCAAGGCGTGCTGCTGCCGCAGTTCGTCGGAACCGCCCGCCAGGTGGCCGACCAGATCGAGGAGTCGTTCACCGGCGGTGAGGCCGACGGCTTCATGGTGTCAGCGGCGTCGACACCCGGCACGTTCAACGACTTCGTGGACGCCGTGGTGCCAGAACTCCAGCGGCGCGGACTGTTCCGCACCGAATACACCGGGACCACGCTGCGCGATCACCTCGGCCTGTCGCCGGCCACGTTCACCACCCCGGCGACGCTGGCGTCGGCTGTTCGTCCGTAG
- a CDS encoding metallophosphoesterase family protein: protein MRFIHTADWQLGMTRHFLEGEAQPRYSAARRDAVAGLGALVQNTGAEFVVVAGDVFEHNHLDPRVISQSLEAMRAIGVPVYLLPGNHDPLDASSVYTSALFGQECPANVTVLDRAGVFPVAPGVEIVAAPWRSKKPTHDLVAEALEGVVADGTRRVLVAHGGVDILDPDPTRPGAITLSALEIALRDGVVHYVALGDKHSRMQVGSSGKIWYSGSPEVTNYDDIEPDPGQVLVVDLESEIAVTPHRVGTWRFLSLRRPVDDSRDIADLDVNLDMLPDKDRSVVRLALTGTLTVTERAALDACLDKYSRLFAWVGLWDKQSDIAVVPADGEFNDLGIGGFAASAVEELVATARQDTEVAGDAQAALALLLRLAAPLGGAA from the coding sequence ATGCGTTTCATCCACACCGCCGATTGGCAGCTCGGCATGACCCGTCACTTCCTCGAAGGCGAGGCCCAGCCCCGCTACTCCGCCGCAAGGCGTGATGCCGTGGCGGGGCTGGGTGCTCTGGTGCAGAACACCGGTGCCGAGTTTGTGGTGGTCGCCGGAGATGTGTTCGAGCACAACCACCTTGACCCCAGGGTCATCAGCCAGTCGCTGGAGGCCATGCGCGCCATCGGTGTGCCGGTGTATCTGCTCCCGGGCAACCATGATCCGCTGGACGCATCGTCGGTGTACACCAGCGCACTGTTCGGTCAGGAGTGCCCGGCCAATGTCACGGTGCTCGACCGTGCAGGTGTGTTCCCGGTCGCGCCGGGCGTCGAGATCGTCGCCGCCCCTTGGCGTTCCAAGAAGCCCACCCATGATCTGGTGGCCGAGGCGCTCGAGGGTGTCGTTGCTGACGGCACCCGGCGCGTGCTGGTTGCCCACGGCGGGGTGGATATCCTCGACCCGGATCCCACCCGGCCCGGCGCCATCACGCTGTCCGCCCTGGAGATCGCCCTGCGCGACGGTGTGGTCCATTATGTGGCGTTGGGGGACAAGCACTCCCGGATGCAGGTCGGGTCCAGCGGGAAGATCTGGTATTCCGGTTCGCCCGAGGTCACCAACTACGACGACATCGAACCCGACCCGGGCCAGGTACTGGTGGTGGACCTCGAATCCGAGATCGCGGTGACGCCGCACCGCGTGGGCACGTGGCGGTTCCTGAGTCTGCGTCGCCCGGTGGACGACAGCCGCGATATCGCCGATCTCGATGTCAACCTGGATATGTTGCCGGACAAAGACCGTAGCGTGGTGCGCCTGGCGTTGACAGGCACATTGACGGTCACCGAGCGCGCTGCACTCGATGCCTGCCTGGACAAATACTCGCGGCTGTTCGCGTGGGTGGGGCTGTGGGACAAACAATCCGACATCGCCGTGGTTCCCGCCGATGGTGAGTTCAACGATCTCGGCATCGGTGGTTTCGCCGCCTCCGCAGTCGAGGAACTGGTCGCCACAGCGCGCCAGGACACCGAGGTGGCCGGCGATGCCCAGGCCGCGTTGGCACTGTTGCTGCGGCTGGCGGCGCCGCTGGGAGGTGCCGCATGA
- a CDS encoding SixA phosphatase family protein → MSAERRTLILLRHAKSAYPDGVGDHDRPLAPRGEREAALAGAWLRKEVADPPVQAVLCSTATRTRQTLALAGVDAPAQFIDRLYGAMPGEVIAEINTVSDDVRTLLVIGHEPAMSSVALGLAGAPGTDRTAAQQISDKYPTSAMAVLRTERPWSRVELGSAALEVFHIPR, encoded by the coding sequence ATGAGCGCCGAGCGCCGCACGCTGATCCTGCTCCGCCACGCCAAGTCGGCCTACCCGGACGGCGTGGGCGACCATGACCGGCCTCTTGCGCCGCGAGGTGAGCGGGAAGCCGCCCTGGCCGGCGCGTGGTTGCGCAAGGAGGTCGCCGACCCACCGGTGCAGGCCGTGTTGTGCTCGACGGCCACCCGGACCCGGCAGACGCTGGCGCTGGCCGGGGTCGACGCGCCGGCGCAGTTCATCGACCGGCTCTACGGAGCCATGCCGGGCGAGGTGATCGCCGAGATCAACACCGTCTCCGACGACGTCCGCACGCTGCTGGTCATCGGACACGAACCGGCGATGTCGTCGGTGGCACTCGGACTGGCAGGCGCGCCCGGCACCGACCGAACCGCCGCCCAGCAGATCTCCGACAAGTACCCCACATCGGCCATGGCGGTGCTGCGAACAGAGCGCCCATGGAGCCGGGTCGAGTTGGGCAGCGCGGCGTTGGAGGTTTTTCACATACCGCGATAA
- a CDS encoding AAA family ATPase, translated as MRLHRLVLTNYRGISHREIDFPDHGVTVVYGVNEAGKSSMIEALDLLLESKDRSTKKDVKQVKPTHADVGSEVTAEISSGAYRFVYRKRFHKKCETELTVLSPRREQLTGDEAHERVLAILDQTVDNGLWQAQRVLQSTSTAAVDVGGSDALSRALDIAAGEAGGGLSGAEPLLIEKIDAEYARYFTATGRPTGEWSAALKTLQAAEDSVAQCAQALAEVDEKTRQHAQLTADVAAVAAELEPAMARHTAAQQAQADIDVLRDQLRTAQAELDAARVAESAAVAAHRDRLRLRADIDARATALAAAVAAAADAVEAEAVGRDMVAAAEEVVVAAAEQLAAAQERADAARATVTALTERDEADRLATRLAKVDTLARELAEVSTQLAPLSLSDSLFRSIEKAAAAVDIARGRVDMIAPRVQVTAEADLELTVGEQTVTLRAGQTHELGASQAVTVRAPGILSTHIDPGATAAEVHTKLVAAQEQLRAQLSQGGVTDLDHARAVHQTRRELLARRDQLSARLADLRGDDDEAALRQRLDGLRAAEPTPVGLFDLDLPQARAEQASADAALTLARSHHATQQKVVAAAVAQLNQRTVAAQVCQANSATAQSELTTAQERLAAARATVVDDELMVRAGSAADAVAGAAQQVQTLTTRLAEAGPEAVAVELTAARQSVTMLGHKHDQLTAALRDVTVELSVFGKEGRSGKLDAAQIQREHALSAHARVSGRARAASLLRTVMARHRDDTRQRYVHPFRTEIERLGRVVFGPSFEVDVDSDLKIVSRTLDGRTVPYDSLSGGAKEQLGIVARLAVAALVDKQDSVPVLIDDALGFTDPQRLAKMCEVLDVAGTHGQVIVLTCVPQRYEGVEGAHHIEVTP; from the coding sequence ATGAGGCTGCACCGGTTGGTGCTCACCAACTACCGCGGTATCTCGCACCGTGAGATCGACTTTCCCGACCACGGAGTCACCGTCGTGTACGGGGTCAACGAGGCGGGCAAGTCCTCCATGATCGAGGCTCTGGACCTGCTGCTGGAATCGAAGGACCGCTCCACCAAGAAGGACGTCAAGCAGGTCAAGCCCACCCACGCCGACGTCGGATCCGAGGTCACCGCCGAGATCAGTTCCGGTGCCTACCGATTCGTCTACCGCAAGCGTTTCCACAAGAAGTGCGAGACCGAGCTGACGGTGCTGTCGCCGCGCCGTGAGCAGCTCACCGGTGATGAGGCACATGAGCGGGTGCTCGCCATCCTCGACCAGACAGTCGACAACGGTCTGTGGCAGGCGCAGCGGGTGCTGCAGTCGACATCCACCGCGGCCGTCGATGTCGGGGGCAGCGATGCCCTGTCCCGGGCGCTCGATATCGCCGCCGGTGAGGCAGGCGGTGGGCTCTCCGGTGCGGAACCGTTGTTGATCGAGAAGATCGACGCGGAGTACGCGCGTTACTTCACCGCCACCGGACGACCCACGGGGGAGTGGTCGGCCGCGCTCAAGACGCTGCAGGCCGCCGAGGACTCCGTGGCCCAGTGTGCGCAGGCCCTCGCCGAGGTCGACGAGAAGACACGCCAGCACGCGCAGCTCACGGCGGACGTCGCGGCAGTGGCAGCTGAACTGGAACCCGCGATGGCGCGTCACACCGCCGCACAGCAGGCGCAGGCGGACATCGATGTGCTCCGCGATCAATTACGCACTGCCCAAGCAGAACTCGATGCCGCCCGCGTGGCGGAGTCCGCTGCTGTTGCCGCGCATAGGGACCGTCTGCGCCTGCGCGCCGACATCGACGCCCGCGCCACCGCGCTTGCCGCTGCCGTCGCCGCCGCCGCCGACGCCGTGGAGGCTGAGGCTGTCGGCCGGGACATGGTGGCTGCGGCCGAGGAGGTGGTGGTTGCCGCGGCAGAACAGCTGGCCGCCGCGCAGGAGCGTGCCGATGCGGCCCGGGCCACCGTCACTGCGCTCACCGAGCGTGACGAAGCCGACCGCTTGGCCACGCGCTTGGCCAAGGTCGACACACTTGCCCGCGAGCTTGCTGAGGTCAGCACGCAGCTTGCGCCCCTCTCGTTGTCCGACAGCCTCTTCCGCAGCATCGAGAAGGCCGCCGCTGCCGTCGACATCGCCCGAGGCCGGGTGGACATGATCGCTCCACGGGTTCAGGTCACCGCGGAGGCGGACCTGGAGTTGACCGTCGGTGAGCAGACGGTGACCCTGCGGGCGGGGCAAACTCATGAACTCGGCGCGTCGCAAGCCGTCACGGTTCGGGCTCCGGGAATCCTGTCCACGCACATCGATCCTGGCGCCACTGCAGCCGAGGTGCACACCAAACTGGTTGCCGCCCAAGAACAGCTACGCGCACAGCTGTCTCAGGGAGGGGTCACCGACCTGGATCACGCGCGCGCGGTCCATCAGACCCGTCGTGAGCTGTTGGCCCGCCGCGATCAGCTGTCGGCGCGGCTGGCCGACCTGCGCGGTGACGACGACGAGGCCGCGCTGCGGCAGCGGCTTGACGGGCTGCGGGCCGCCGAACCGACCCCCGTTGGGCTCTTCGATCTGGACCTCCCGCAGGCGCGTGCCGAGCAGGCATCCGCGGACGCCGCTCTGACGCTGGCCCGCTCGCACCATGCCACCCAGCAGAAGGTGGTTGCCGCCGCCGTGGCGCAACTCAACCAGCGCACGGTGGCTGCGCAGGTCTGCCAGGCCAACTCGGCCACTGCGCAGTCGGAGCTCACCACGGCTCAGGAACGGCTCGCCGCCGCGCGGGCCACGGTCGTCGACGACGAGCTGATGGTGCGGGCCGGATCTGCGGCCGATGCAGTCGCGGGCGCGGCGCAGCAGGTGCAGACTCTCACCACCCGGCTCGCCGAGGCCGGGCCGGAGGCCGTCGCCGTCGAGCTCACCGCGGCGCGGCAGTCCGTGACGATGCTGGGCCACAAGCATGATCAGCTCACCGCCGCGCTCCGTGATGTCACCGTCGAGCTGTCGGTCTTCGGCAAAGAAGGCCGCAGCGGCAAGCTCGACGCCGCGCAGATCCAACGCGAACACGCGCTGTCGGCGCACGCCCGGGTATCCGGCCGGGCCCGCGCCGCAAGCCTGCTGCGTACGGTGATGGCGCGCCACCGCGACGACACCCGGCAGCGCTACGTCCACCCGTTCCGTACCGAGATCGAGCGGCTGGGTCGGGTGGTGTTCGGGCCCAGCTTCGAGGTGGACGTCGACAGTGACCTGAAGATCGTCAGCCGTACCCTTGACGGGCGCACCGTGCCGTATGACTCGCTGTCCGGCGGTGCCAAGGAACAGCTGGGCATCGTGGCCCGGCTGGCCGTGGCAGCCCTGGTGGACAAACAGGATTCGGTGCCGGTGCTCATCGACGACGCGTTGGGGTTCACCGACCCGCAGCGCCTGGCCAAGATGTGCGAGGTGCTGGATGTGGCGGGCACCCATGGCCAGGTGATCGTGCTGACTTGTGTGCCGCAGCGCTACGAAGGTGTCGAAGGTGCCCACCACATCGAGGTCACGCCGTAG
- a CDS encoding alpha/beta hydrolase, with protein MFRIPPLDVALAISDTAVRLPVVGRHFVPLGQLTAAGAFGARVLAGMGRPAAKPEPPRVEDTMEFSDDTVPPVLRAWAHRREFLFRGNVPYGPARGQLLDVWRRKDLTGPAPVMVFLPGGGWVHGSRILQGYALMSHLARLGWVCLSVDYRVAPQHRWPRHVQDVKAAIAWARAHAGEFGGDPGFVTVAGCSAGGHLAALAGLTPGAPEFNSELAVDADTSVDAVVGIYGRYDWTDRSTREREDFVQFLEQIVVRGRLDERPEVFTQASPIERVHPDAPPFYVVHGSNDGVIPVGQARDFVDRLSAVSRNHVAYLELPGAGHGFDLLDGRRTGTAVDAIAAFLAQAHTEHLTGAPRRAS; from the coding sequence ATGTTTCGTATCCCGCCGCTCGACGTTGCGCTGGCGATCAGTGATACCGCGGTACGGCTGCCCGTCGTGGGCAGGCATTTTGTACCGTTGGGCCAGCTGACAGCTGCAGGCGCCTTCGGAGCTCGTGTTCTTGCCGGTATGGGTCGCCCCGCTGCCAAGCCGGAGCCCCCGCGGGTCGAGGACACCATGGAGTTCTCCGACGACACGGTTCCCCCGGTGTTGCGGGCGTGGGCACATCGGCGTGAGTTCCTCTTCCGCGGCAACGTCCCCTACGGCCCGGCTCGCGGTCAGTTGCTCGACGTGTGGCGGCGCAAGGATCTGACGGGGCCCGCCCCGGTGATGGTGTTCCTGCCCGGCGGCGGCTGGGTGCACGGCAGTCGGATCCTGCAGGGCTACGCGCTGATGTCGCACCTGGCCCGGCTGGGGTGGGTGTGCCTGTCTGTCGACTACCGGGTGGCACCCCAGCACCGCTGGCCGCGCCACGTGCAGGACGTCAAGGCCGCCATCGCATGGGCGCGGGCTCATGCCGGCGAGTTCGGCGGCGACCCCGGCTTCGTCACCGTCGCGGGGTGCTCCGCGGGTGGACATCTCGCGGCGCTGGCCGGCCTGACCCCGGGCGCACCCGAATTCAACAGCGAGCTCGCGGTTGACGCCGACACCTCCGTCGACGCCGTCGTGGGCATCTACGGCCGTTACGACTGGACGGACCGCTCCACCCGGGAACGTGAGGATTTCGTCCAGTTCCTGGAACAGATCGTCGTGCGGGGTCGCCTCGATGAGCGGCCCGAGGTGTTCACGCAGGCCTCGCCGATCGAGCGGGTGCATCCCGACGCGCCGCCGTTCTACGTGGTGCACGGCAGCAACGACGGCGTCATCCCCGTCGGGCAGGCGCGTGACTTCGTGGACCGACTCAGCGCAGTGTCCCGCAATCACGTCGCCTACCTGGAACTTCCCGGAGCGGGGCACGGTTTCGACCTGCTCGACGGCCGCCGCACGGGCACTGCTGTCGACGCCATCGCGGCCTTCCTGGCCCAGGCGCACACCGAACACCTCACGGGTGCGCCGCGCCGCGCCAGCTGA